The following coding sequences are from one Paramormyrops kingsleyae isolate MSU_618 chromosome 21, PKINGS_0.4, whole genome shotgun sequence window:
- the mul2 gene encoding mitochondrial ubiquitin ligase activator of nfkb 1-A — protein sequence MTRDNRRRTFPLPAESSTSGGGNVTRSFLKKPRCVKMNDFPLKTVEVVCLGTSVALSGLFYFLYRKKRKTVNRLKEAPRLSLDKSLASILNATPGKCLQYVIIQGRVQPVGEPLRSQFQEGSIGVVQKLVLREHKLVWNSLARTWTDSERILHQRVNTVPFNLVGSDEAAVRVLCPLEASGLDMEIVHEKFHQASYGFTDIIGQYLSGEKPKGQLEMEEMVKVGATLTGVGELFLDTDCTLKLRPPADGSEFFLTPVDFETMQAAQAGQAWMWRALGLACLLAGVAVLLWAARRHYRHLQARREQERLRREFDDLGEGDELPDNACVICMSRARSCVLLDCGHVCCCFQCSQVLLQPICPICRQHINRVVPLYQA from the exons atgaccagggaTAACCGCCGAAGGACCTTTCCCCTTCCGGCCGAGAGCAGCACTTCCGGGGGAGGGAATGTCACCCGAAGCTTTTTAAAGAA ACCCCGGTGTGTGAAGATGAATGACTTTCCGCTGAAAACGGTGGAAGTGGTATGCCTTGGCACCAGCGTGGCTTTGTCAGGACTCTTCTATTTCCTGTACAGGAAGAAACGGAAAACGGTGAACAGACTCAAG GAAGCACCTCGACTATCTCTGGACAAAAGTCTCGCTAGCATTTTAAATGCCACCCCTGGGAAATGTCTCCAGTATGTAATCATCCAAG GGAGGGTGCAGCCAGTGGGGGAGCCACTCCGCAGTCAGTTCCAGGAGGGCAGCATTGGCGTGGTACAGAAGCTGGTTCTCAGGGAGCACAAACTGGTGTGGAACAGCCTGGCCCGTACATG GACAGATAGCGAGCGGATCCTGCATCAGCGTGTCAACACGGTGCCCTTTAACCTCGTGGGCTCGGACGAGGCGGCCGTCCGTGTGCTCTGTCCACTGGAGGCCTCAGGCCTGGACATGGAAATCGTCCACGAGAAGTTCCACCAGGCCAGCTACGGCTTCACGGACATCATCGGCCAGTACCTGAGTGGGGAGAAGCCCAAGGGCCAACTGGAGATGGAGGAGATGGTGAAAGTAGGGGCCACGCTGACGGGCGTGGGCGAGCTCTTCCTCGACACGGACTGCACGCTTAAGCTGCGGCCACCCGCGGATGGGTCTGAGTTCTTCCTCACGCCGGTCGATTTCGAGACGATGCAGGCAGCGCAGGCGGGCCAGGCGTGGATGTGGCGGGCACTGGGTCTGGCGTGCCTGCTGGCTGGCGTTGCGGTACTCCTCTGGGCCGCCCGGCGCCACTACCGCCACCTACAGGCCCGGCGGGAGCAGGAGCGTCTGCGGCGGGAGTTCGACGACCTGGGCGAGGGCGACGAGCTGCCCGACAACGCCTGCGTGATCTGCATGAGCAGGGCGCGCAGCTGCGTGCTGCTGGACTGCGGACATGTCTGCTGCTGTTTCCAGTGCTCCCAGGTCCTGCTGCAGCCCATCTGCCCCATCTGCAGGCAGCACATAAACAGGGTGGTTCCCCTCTACCAGgcctga